From the Tripterygium wilfordii isolate XIE 37 chromosome 6, ASM1340144v1, whole genome shotgun sequence genome, one window contains:
- the LOC120000810 gene encoding (R,S)-reticuline 7-O-methyltransferase-like: MEEYYSVEGEEELVIGQAEVWQLMHGYVDSMVIKRAVELGIPDIIHRNGGPISLSQLASGIDAPRVDSAYLVRIMRYLVRRQVFNEHNQHGKIGEETLYGLTRKSRWLLTDLDTNLNPMVLLQRPSPLPSSPGGFVKEGGPWDFASQNPQLNNVYNHAMSCTAKLFMKALLPQYRDGFSESIKTLVDVGGGTGTALAEIVKVHPHINGINLDLPHVVATAPDHAGVKHVEGDMFEDIPKADAVLMQRVLHSWGDDYCVKILRNCRKAMPEKGGKLILVEIVLKDDGSGSFGDVGLIFDMLMLFYTLNGRERTEAEWKAVLEKGGFPRYKIIEIPALVSVIEAYPE, encoded by the exons ATGGAGGAGTACTACTCAGTTGAAGGTGAAGAAGAGTTGGTGATTGGCCAAGCAGAAGTATGGCAACTCATGCATGGATATGTAGATTCTATGGTAATCAAGCGCGCTGTTGAGCTTGGAATTCCTGACATCATACACAGAAATGGAGGCCCAATTTCCTTGTCTCAATTGGCTTCAG GAATTGATGCACCTCGTGTGGACTCTGCCTACCTTGTCCGCATAATGAGATACCTAGTGAgaagacaagtttttaatgaaCATAATCAGCATGGAAAGATTGGCGAAGAGACTCTCTATGGTTTGACTCGCAAGTCAAGATGGTTGTTAACTGATTTGGACACAAATCTTAACCCAATGGTGTTATTACAAAGACCATCACCACTCCCTTCTTCTCCTGGTGGGTTTGTAAAAGAAGGTGGACCATGGGACTTTGCCTCTCAGAACCCTCAACTCAACAATGTTTACAACCATGCCATGTCATGCACTGCCAAGCTCTTCATGAAAGCATTGCTTCCCCAATACAGAGATGGATTTAGTGAAAGCATCAAAACATTGGTGGATGTTGGGGGTGGCACTGGAACAGCATTAGCTGAGATTGTGAAAGTTCATCCCCACATCAACGGCATCAATTTGGATCTTCCTCATGTTGTTGCCACAGCACCGGACCACGCTGGTGTCAAGCATGTTGAGGGTGACATGTTTGAGGACATACCCAAAGCTGATGCAGTTCTCATGCAG AGGGTGTTGCATAGTTGGGGAGACGATTACTGCGTGAAGATTTTGAGGAATTGCAGAAAAGCCATGCCGGAGAAAGGGGGGAAGCTTATTTTGGTGGAAATAGTTTTGAAAGATGATGGGAGTGGGAGTTTTGGTGATGTGGGGTTGATTTTTGATATGTTGATGCTTTTCTACACCTTGAATGGAAGGGAGAGGACTGAAGCTGAATGGAAGGCAGTGTTGGAAAAAGGAGGGTTTCCTCGTTACAAAATTATTGAAATTCCAGCCTTAGTTTCGGTCATCGAGGCTTATCCAGAGTGA
- the LOC120000960 gene encoding uncharacterized protein LOC120000960 encodes MILDKASTQSNLDCLLHCTTPVVKSQFLPKSEMRNLNHLWHPWERDAVEYFTLADLWGFYDELSAYGAGVPIVLSNGETVIQYYVPYLSAIQIYTSTPSINGSREETESGDGETRDSYSDSCSDESESEKMWRWDGCSSEDGGLEQDGICWPLNDRLGYLYFQYFERSTPYARVPLMDKISGLAQRYPGLMSLKSVDLSPASWMAVSWYPIYHIPMGRTIKDLSTCFLTYHTLSSSFQDMDHGDDLEFADSKRKAGEGISLPPFGLATYKMQGNMWVSGNWGRDQEKLMSLLSVADSWLKQLRVQHHDFNYFMGIRRG; translated from the exons ATGATACTCGACAAAGCTTCAACGCAATCAAACCTCGATTGCTTGCTTCATTGCACAACCCCTGTCGTCAAGTCTCAATTTTTACCAAAg AGCGAGATGAGGAACCTGAACCATCTGTGGCATCCATGGGAGAGAGACGCAGTTGAGTATTTCACCTTGGCTGATCTTTGGGGcttttatgatgaattgagtgcTTATGGTGCTGGAGTTCCAATTGTCTTGAGCAACGGCGAGACCGTAATCCAGTACTATGTCCCCTATCTCTCTGCAATCCAAATCTATACAAGCACTCCTTCAATAAACGGTTCAAG GGAGGAGACGGAGTCCGGTGATGGTGAGACAAGAGATTCGTACAGTGATTCATGTAGTGATGAGAGCGAGAGTGAAAAGATGTGGAGATGGGATGGATGCTCTTCCGAGGATGGAGGGTTAGAGCAGGACGGCATCTGTTGGCCTCTCAATGATAGACTTGGTTACCTTTACTTTCAGTATTTTGAGAGATCAACTCCTTATGCTAGAGTTCCTCTCATGGATAAG ATTAGCGGATTAGCTCAAAGATACCCAGGCTTGATGTCATTAAAGAGCGTCGATCTTTCACCTGCTAGTTGGATGGCTGTTTCTTG GTATCCAATCTATCACATTCCGATGGGAAGAACGATAAAGGACTTGTCCACATGTTTCCTTACGTACCACACTCTCTCATCTTCTTTCCAAG ATATGGACCATGGAGACGACCTTGAATTTGCAGATAGCAAGAGAAAGGCAGGGGAAGGCATCTCATTGCCCCCATTTGGTCTGGCCACTTATAAGATGCAAGGAAACATGTGGGTTTCGGGTAATTGGGGTCGGGACCAAGAAAAGCTGATGTCCCTATTGAGCGTGGCGGATTCATGGTTAAAGCAGCTGAGGGTCCAGCACCATGACTTCAACTACTTCATGGGCATTAGGCGAGGATAA
- the LOC120000251 gene encoding probable protein phosphatase 2C 52: MGGCVSTSSKSTCSSRSHGETGPPSCFEIGFCWKKSTKRTFADHVVTLQHLPFIPSRIFTNGKSRTSCIFTQQGRKGINQDAMIVWEDFMPEDVTFCGVFDGHGPHGHLVARKVRDALPIKLLSFLRSSQSRESGTGRTRFKRKPKKSDAEDPEKDDGSAEEKFNSLWQEAYLTAYKSMDKELRSHPNLDCFCSGSTAVTLVKQGSNLFMGNIGDSRAVLGSKDSNDSMVATQLTVDLKPDLPREAERIKRCKGRVFALQDEPEVSRVWLPFDDAPGLAMARAFGDFCLKEYGVISIPEFSHRVLTERDQFIVLASDGVWDVLSNEEVVEIVSTTPTRSSAARTLVDSAAREWKLKYPTSKMDDCAVVCLFLDGKMDSESDYDDQGFSSATVQSNHSGNVVESDDGQKSEPCLQRNFTVRSAEDSDSYGRLLTDMEGDGETLAAEDQNWSGLEGVTRVNSLVQLPRFSEERPAS; encoded by the exons ATGGGGGGTTGTGTTTCAACTAGTAGTAAAAGTACTTGCAGTAGCAGGAGCCATGGAGAGACTGGTCCTCCTTCCTGCTTTGAGATTGGGTTCTGCTGGAAAAAGAGCACAAAGAGAACGTTTGCCGATCATGTTGTTACACTGCAGCACCTACCCTTTATACCCAGCAGGATTTTCACAAATGGAAAGAGTCGAACATCTTGTATATTCACTCAGCAAGGTCGAAAGGGCATAAACCAAGATGCAATGATCGTATGGGAA GATTTCATGCCAGAAGATGTGACATTTTGTGGTGTATTTGATGGCCATGGTCCACACGGCCATCTGGTTGCCCGCAAAGTGAGGGATGCTTTGCCCATTAAATTATTGTCATTCTTGCGTTCTTCTCAGTCCAGAGAAAGTGGAACGGGTAGAACCCGTTTCAAAAGAAAGCCAAAGAAATCAGATGCTGAAGATCCTGAGAAGGATGATGGCTCAGCTGAAGAGAAATTTAATTCATTGTGGCAAGAAGCATATCTGACAGCATACAAGTCGATGGACAAGGAGTTGAGATCCCATCCTAATTTGGACTGCTTCTGTAGCGGAAGCACAGCTGTCACTCTTGTGAAACAG GGGTCCAATCTTTTCATGGGAAATATTGGTGATTCTCGGGCAGTTCTGGGATCCAAGGACAGCAATGATTCCATGGTGGCCACCCAGTTAACTGTTGACCTGAAACCTGATTTGCCAA GAGAAGCTGAGAGGATCAAACGGTGTAAAGGTAGAGTCTTTGCGTTACAAGATGAACCTGAAGTGTCAAGAGTTTGGTTGCCATTTGATGATGCCCCTGGACTTGCAATGGCTCGTGCATTTggggatttttgtttgaaagaatATGGCGTGATCTCTATTCCTGAATTTTCTCACCGAGTACTAACGGAGAGAGATCAGTTCATTGTTCTTGCCTCAGATGGG GTTTGGGATGTATTGAGCAATGAAGAAGTGGTTGAGATAGTGTCCACCACTCCGACTCGATCTTCGGCTGCCAGAACCCTTGTGGACTCAGCTGCTCGTGAGTGGAAACTCAAATACCCAACTTCAAAGATGGATGACTGTGCGGTGGTCTGTTTATTTTTAGATGGGAAAATGGACTCAGAATCTGATTATGATGACCAAGGGTTTTCTTCTGCGACAGTCCAGAGCAATCATTCCGGTAATGTGGTTGAATCAGATGATGGCCAAAAGTCTGAGCCCTGCTTGCAAAGGAATTTTACTGTCAGGTCGGCCGAAGATAGTGATTCTTATGGAAGATTGCTGACCGACATGGAAGGCGATGGTGAGACATTGGCAGCCGAAGATCAAAATTGGTCAGGTTTGGAAGGTGTCACACGAGTGAACTCGCTCGTTCAACTTCCAAGATTTTCAGAAGAAAGACCAGCTTCATAA
- the LOC120000253 gene encoding putative cell wall protein codes for MAYRIMYSLFALLCAFNILLATTSQAAGCNVPKSSNKGVDVKQPEWLIKSDNSVLIPGIGRVIIPPAYRVSPYDPYTGGIGGTGSPPSHIPGGDDTFVPNPGFEVPTPGSSGMHHLLILKHALLL; via the coding sequence ATGGCTTATAGAATCATGTATTCACTCTTTGCTCTCCTCTGCGCATTTAACATCCTGCTTGCAACTACTAGCCAAGCTGCAGGATGCAATGTTCCGAAAAGCTCTAACAAAGGCGTGGACGTGAAGCAGCCTGAATGGTTGATCAAGTCTGATAACAGCGTGCTGATTCCTGGCATTGGACGGGTGATTATACCACCAGCATATAGGGTTTCTCCTTACGATCCATACACCGGTGGCATCGGAGGCACAGGATCACCACCAAGTCATATTCCAGGCGGAGATGATACGTTTGTGCCAAATCCTGGATTTGAGGTTCCCACTCCTGGAAGCTCTGGGATGCACCACCTGCTAATCCTTAAGCACGCATTGCTGCTATGA